Proteins encoded together in one Lachnospiraceae bacterium JLR.KK008 window:
- the cas8c gene encoding type I-C CRISPR-associated protein Cas8c/Csd1 — translation MAWLKTLAETYDACADQAGIERNGQAVLLPISHSTFNAQIEVKIDENGNFLDSVKLDKGRNVVTVIPVTEDSAARSSGIAPHPLCDKLCYVAGDYTLYTGDNREKYYEAYMEQLRDWAESEYTHPMVQAVYQYLAKGSLIHDLVENHVLQPDDAGRLSDSMKIQGLGQTGANVRFKVIGGCRPEEVWKNQELYRRYSAYYERKAGEEGLCYVEGKIMACSDKHPSKIRNSGDKAKLISGNDESGFTYRGRFTAKEQAVSVGYETSQKAHNALRWLIQKQGYTRDESAIVYWMTNREMQLPDIMQDSVNAYQKIDDFDFDFDHIELYQTKTRKYDTGKYFAEQFQRAVNGYAGKIKEDDKVAIIALEAATTGRLSIVYYDEMGARQYIDAVLDWQEHCKWRRTVRLERSEDGKERITCESSPSPRAMALAAYGVQRSDWLEADSKLIRATVKRLLPCITRKGRKIPADLIKAAVRRASMPETMSDFIWYNDSLCVTCAMIRYNYEKEYGTMDNFLKEHLDDRNVLFGRLLAVYDYMEQRAMYERDESGKVRDRRTTNAKRYWNAYSSRPAKTSQTIKENLNAYERKLTNYEWKKFEEWTLEIMTHMSGDMYSNMALSEWYLPGYYKQLEYMKNHFYNNTQEDAEEEE, via the coding sequence TTGGCGTGGTTGAAGACTCTGGCAGAGACATATGATGCCTGTGCCGATCAGGCAGGAATAGAGCGGAACGGTCAGGCGGTATTGCTGCCCATCTCACACTCGACCTTCAATGCCCAGATCGAAGTGAAGATCGATGAGAATGGAAATTTTCTGGACTCTGTGAAACTGGATAAGGGGCGCAATGTCGTAACGGTCATTCCGGTCACGGAAGATTCGGCTGCCAGAAGCAGTGGTATTGCCCCGCATCCGTTATGTGACAAGCTCTGTTATGTGGCCGGGGACTATACTTTGTATACCGGTGATAACAGGGAGAAGTATTATGAGGCGTATATGGAACAGCTGCGGGACTGGGCAGAGTCGGAATATACGCATCCTATGGTACAGGCAGTATATCAATACCTTGCCAAAGGATCACTGATTCATGATCTGGTGGAAAATCATGTGTTGCAGCCGGATGATGCCGGAAGACTTTCGGATAGCATGAAAATTCAGGGGCTGGGACAGACGGGAGCCAATGTTCGCTTTAAGGTCATCGGCGGCTGCAGGCCGGAGGAAGTGTGGAAGAATCAGGAGCTATATCGAAGATACAGCGCCTATTATGAGCGAAAGGCCGGAGAGGAAGGGTTGTGTTATGTGGAGGGAAAGATCATGGCCTGCTCCGACAAACATCCTTCCAAGATCCGTAACAGTGGGGATAAGGCAAAGCTGATCTCGGGAAACGATGAATCCGGATTTACATACCGTGGCCGGTTTACAGCAAAGGAACAGGCAGTTTCAGTCGGCTATGAAACTTCACAGAAAGCGCATAACGCTTTAAGATGGCTGATTCAGAAACAGGGGTACACACGGGACGAGTCGGCGATCGTCTATTGGATGACCAACAGAGAGATGCAGCTTCCGGATATAATGCAAGATTCTGTCAATGCCTATCAAAAGATTGATGATTTTGACTTTGATTTTGATCATATCGAGTTGTATCAGACAAAGACAAGAAAATATGATACAGGTAAATATTTTGCCGAACAGTTTCAGCGTGCAGTGAACGGCTATGCAGGGAAGATCAAAGAGGATGACAAAGTTGCGATCATCGCGCTGGAAGCGGCGACGACTGGCCGGCTTTCCATCGTATACTATGACGAGATGGGCGCAAGACAGTATATTGACGCCGTGCTGGACTGGCAAGAGCATTGCAAATGGCGGCGTACAGTCAGGCTGGAACGGTCAGAAGACGGAAAGGAAAGGATCACTTGTGAAAGCAGCCCATCGCCCAGAGCGATGGCACTTGCGGCCTACGGCGTACAGCGGTCAGATTGGCTTGAGGCGGACAGCAAGCTGATCCGGGCGACGGTAAAACGGCTGCTTCCGTGCATCACACGGAAAGGGAGGAAGATTCCGGCAGACCTGATCAAAGCGGCAGTAAGACGTGCCTCCATGCCGGAGACAATGAGTGATTTTATCTGGTATAACGACTCATTATGTGTTACCTGTGCAATGATCCGTTACAATTACGAAAAGGAGTATGGAACGATGGACAATTTTCTGAAGGAACATTTGGATGACCGTAATGTTTTGTTTGGCAGACTGCTGGCAGTTTATGACTATATGGAACAGCGGGCGATGTATGAGCGTGATGAAAGTGGAAAAGTCAGAGACCGGCGAACGACGAATGCAAAACGGTACTGGAATGCATACAGCAGCAGGCCGGCGAAAACATCTCAGACGATAAAAGAGAATTTGAACGCATATGAAAGAAAGTTAACGAATTATGAGTGGAAAAAGTTTGAAGAGTGGACGCTTGAAATTATGACACATATGTCAGGCGACATGTACAGCAATATGGCGTTGTCGGAATGGTATCTGCCGGGATATTATAAACAGCTGGAATATATGAAGAATCATTTTTACAATAATACGCAGGAAGATGCAGAGGAAGAAGAGTAG
- the cas5c gene encoding type I-C CRISPR-associated protein Cas5c, translating to MDKPNIIEYKVSGRYALFTDPLSKTGGEKCSYQIPTYQALKGITESIYWKPTITWVIDACRVIKPIRTESKGIRPIRYSGGNDLSYYTYLSDVEYQVRAHFEWNENREDLAHDRNENKHFDIAKRMIERGGRRDVFLGARECQGYVEPCTFGEGESAYCGRNLSFGIMVHGITYPGEAVREEEKGKMTVRLWNVQMKDGMICFPCPEQCEIRHILRDAKQKQFVPGKNFRGLQEFEGGDLFGVVEDSGRDI from the coding sequence ATGGACAAGCCGAATATCATTGAATACAAGGTATCGGGCAGATACGCACTATTTACAGATCCTCTGTCAAAGACAGGTGGAGAAAAGTGCAGCTATCAGATACCGACCTATCAGGCACTAAAGGGAATCACGGAATCCATATACTGGAAACCGACAATTACATGGGTGATTGATGCCTGCCGTGTGATCAAACCGATACGGACGGAGTCAAAGGGAATCAGGCCGATCCGATACAGCGGTGGGAACGATCTGTCATACTATACCTACTTGTCTGATGTGGAATATCAGGTGAGAGCGCATTTTGAATGGAATGAGAACAGAGAAGACCTGGCGCATGACCGGAATGAAAATAAGCACTTCGACATTGCGAAACGGATGATAGAGCGGGGAGGAAGAAGAGATGTATTCCTGGGGGCAAGGGAGTGCCAGGGGTATGTGGAACCGTGCACGTTTGGTGAGGGAGAGAGCGCGTACTGTGGCAGGAACCTGTCATTCGGTATTATGGTACATGGCATTACTTATCCGGGTGAGGCTGTCCGGGAAGAAGAAAAGGGAAAAATGACGGTACGTCTCTGGAATGTGCAGATGAAAGACGGAATGATCTGTTTTCCATGTCCGGAACAGTGTGAGATCAGGCATATCCTGAGGGATGCCAAGCAGAAGCAGTTTGTGCCGGGTAAAAATTTCAGAGGATTGCAGGAGTTTGAAGGAGGTGATTTGTTTGGCGTGGTTGAAGACTCTGGCAGAGACATATGA
- the cas1c gene encoding type I-C CRISPR-associated endonuclease Cas1c has translation MRKLLNTLYVMTEDCYLTLDGENVVILKDEKTLGRFPLHTLENMICFTYKGASPALMGACAQRKIGMTFFSPRGAFLARVVGKEYGNVLLRKEQYRISDNESRSAAYAKNMIAGKVFNCRWSIERTLRDHAYRVNAERLKQVSHALYDMLPEIDGATALDELRGFEGKAAEQYFSVVDDMILNQKENFMFTTRNRRPPLDNVNALLSFAYTVLAGDCANALSSVGLDPYVGFMHRDRPGRTSLALDLMEELRPVMADRFILTLINTKAIQTNHFEKQKDHAVFLNDDGRKVFFHAWQNRKKEGITHPYLKEKVEWGLVPYVQALLLARTIRGDIEEYPPFFWK, from the coding sequence ATGCGGAAATTATTAAATACATTATATGTTATGACTGAGGATTGTTATTTGACGCTTGATGGCGAAAATGTGGTAATATTGAAAGACGAAAAAACGCTTGGCAGATTTCCGCTGCACACGCTGGAAAATATGATATGCTTTACTTATAAAGGGGCAAGCCCGGCGCTGATGGGAGCCTGTGCGCAGAGGAAGATTGGAATGACTTTCTTTTCGCCCAGAGGTGCATTTTTAGCCAGAGTCGTCGGCAAAGAATATGGAAATGTATTGCTTCGAAAGGAGCAGTACCGAATATCAGACAATGAGAGCAGAAGCGCCGCATATGCGAAAAACATGATTGCAGGCAAGGTCTTTAACTGCAGATGGAGCATAGAACGAACATTGCGGGATCATGCGTATCGTGTCAATGCGGAAAGGTTGAAGCAAGTATCACATGCTTTGTACGATATGTTACCGGAAATCGATGGTGCGACGGCTCTCGATGAGCTGCGGGGATTCGAAGGGAAAGCGGCGGAGCAGTATTTCTCCGTGGTGGACGATATGATTCTGAATCAAAAAGAAAATTTTATGTTTACAACGAGGAACCGCAGACCACCTCTGGACAATGTCAACGCCCTGTTGTCGTTTGCCTATACGGTACTTGCAGGGGACTGCGCGAATGCGCTGTCAAGTGTCGGTTTGGACCCATATGTAGGATTTATGCACAGAGACAGGCCGGGCCGGACTTCGCTGGCCCTTGACCTGATGGAAGAATTGAGACCGGTTATGGCGGACAGATTTATTCTGACACTGATCAACACAAAGGCGATTCAGACGAATCATTTTGAGAAACAAAAAGATCATGCGGTTTTCTTAAATGATGACGGCCGAAAAGTATTTTTTCACGCATGGCAGAATCGTAAAAAGGAAGGGATCACACACCCGTATTTAAAAGAAAAAGTCGAATGGGGACTGGTCCCCTATGTGCAGGCGCTTTTGCTTGCACGAACAATTCGGGGCGACATCGAAGAATATCCCCCATTTTTTTGGAAGTAG
- the cas7c gene encoding type I-C CRISPR-associated protein Cas7/Csd2: protein MGEFTNKIDFAVLVMVKNANPNGDPLNGNRPRETYDGFGEISDVCIKRKIRNRLQDMGEAIFVQSDERCDDGCKSLADRAKSNETMNQALKNKDKDAYAKAACEKWIDVRSFGQVFAFKGDSVSVGVRGPVSVHSAFSVVPVSIDSMQITKSVNGETQKDGKKSADTMGMKHKISSALYVVKGSINYQLAEKTGFSDEDAEKIKEALRTLFVNDSSSARPDGSMEVCKVYWWRHNCPMGQYSSAKVHRLVGIGTKVDDPKEFADYEIHVGSLPDLQLEEIEGI, encoded by the coding sequence ATGGGTGAATTTACAAACAAAATTGACTTTGCAGTATTGGTAATGGTGAAGAACGCAAATCCAAACGGGGATCCCCTGAATGGAAACAGGCCACGCGAGACATACGATGGTTTTGGAGAGATTTCCGACGTGTGTATCAAACGGAAGATCAGGAACCGCCTGCAGGATATGGGAGAAGCTATTTTTGTGCAGAGCGACGAGCGCTGCGACGACGGATGTAAAAGTCTGGCCGACAGGGCAAAGAGCAATGAAACAATGAATCAGGCGCTGAAAAATAAAGACAAAGACGCTTATGCAAAGGCGGCCTGCGAAAAGTGGATTGACGTCCGCAGTTTCGGCCAGGTGTTTGCATTCAAAGGGGACAGTGTGTCCGTAGGTGTAAGGGGACCGGTCTCCGTACACTCCGCATTCAGCGTAGTGCCTGTCTCAATCGACAGTATGCAGATTACGAAAAGCGTCAATGGTGAGACGCAGAAAGACGGGAAGAAATCGGCGGATACGATGGGTATGAAACATAAAATATCCTCGGCGTTATATGTAGTCAAAGGAAGTATCAATTATCAGCTTGCGGAAAAAACCGGATTCAGCGATGAAGATGCGGAAAAGATCAAAGAGGCTCTGCGTACGCTGTTTGTCAATGACAGCTCTTCCGCAAGGCCGGATGGGAGTATGGAAGTGTGTAAAGTGTACTGGTGGAGGCATAACTGTCCCATGGGACAATATTCTTCCGCAAAAGTTCACAGACTGGTCGGGATCGGGACGAAAGTGGACGATCCGAAGGAATTTGCGGATTATGAGATTCATGTCGGTTCTCTGCCTGATTTACAACTGGAAGAGATCGAAGGTATCTGA
- the cas2 gene encoding CRISPR-associated endonuclease Cas2 has product MLVLITYDVCTQSAAGKTRLRKVARECVNYGQRVQNSVFECILDASQLLLLKDRLVSLINDKEDSLRFYYLGNHYQTKVEHFGSKDSYEAEGILMI; this is encoded by the coding sequence ATGTTAGTATTGATTACATACGATGTCTGTACGCAAAGCGCAGCGGGAAAAACGCGCCTGCGTAAGGTTGCCAGGGAATGCGTAAATTATGGACAGCGCGTGCAGAACTCTGTTTTTGAGTGTATTTTAGATGCCTCACAATTATTACTGTTAAAAGACCGGCTTGTGTCGCTGATCAACGATAAGGAAGACAGCCTGCGGTTTTACTATTTGGGAAATCATTATCAGACAAAAGTGGAACATTTCGGCAGCAAAGATTCCTATGAGGCAGAAGGTATTTTGATGATCTAA
- the cas4 gene encoding CRISPR-associated protein Cas4: protein MMYAEEDYLMLSGIQHFAFCRRQWAIINIEQQWEENGRTTAGELMHKKAHDEGSFEKRGSLLTVRGLRIASRELGLSGQCDVVEFREDADGVLLFGYDGTWAPVPIEYKRGVPKENNADELQLCAQAICLEEMFQIRIPEGYLYYGENRRRSHVEFTDDLRQQVKKTAQEMHDLYQRGHTPGSKSSKKCKACSLENLCVPKLQKAMKVRDYMERHIRLADERQEP from the coding sequence ATGATGTATGCGGAAGAAGATTATCTCATGCTTTCCGGCATTCAGCACTTTGCGTTTTGCAGAAGGCAGTGGGCGATCATAAATATCGAACAACAGTGGGAGGAAAATGGCAGAACGACAGCCGGTGAGTTGATGCATAAGAAGGCGCATGATGAGGGCTCTTTTGAGAAGAGAGGCAGTCTGCTGACAGTCAGAGGACTACGTATTGCTTCCCGTGAGCTGGGACTCAGTGGACAGTGCGATGTTGTGGAGTTTCGGGAGGATGCAGACGGTGTTCTGCTGTTTGGATATGACGGGACATGGGCACCGGTGCCGATAGAATATAAACGCGGAGTACCCAAAGAGAACAATGCGGATGAATTACAGCTTTGCGCCCAGGCGATCTGTCTCGAAGAGATGTTTCAGATCAGGATACCGGAAGGATACTTGTATTATGGAGAGAACAGGCGGCGCAGCCATGTCGAATTCACGGACGACCTGCGACAGCAGGTAAAAAAGACGGCGCAGGAAATGCATGACCTTTATCAGAGAGGACATACGCCAGGCAGTAAAAGTTCGAAAAAATGTAAAGCGTGTTCACTGGAAAATCTGTGCGTGCCCAAACTGCAAAAGGCAATGAAAGTCAGGGATTACATGGAACGGCATATAAGACTCGCTGATGAAAGACAGGAGCCATAA
- the cas3 gene encoding CRISPR-associated helicase Cas3', giving the protein MIAHISNDRLERKESVAEHTEKTTYLCREKGRRCGISHVMSLCGIFHDLGKNKQAFADYIQADDRTRRKLKGMVAHASAGAKYLYDMYHGLSGNVRFMVEMISYAIAAHHGLFDCVNNENIDLFSKKLQIVEDYGEACDNAGRDYLHEYEVDKIFTNASTEFDMVWKRIRELYTRLTPLLSGRYGQKANKMLSDCKYFMLACMQRLILSILIDSDWEATSDFMAGIDTLSKGRGTDTGEIFGTALRNFDVYMQDKLQAAAASQLTDREREIIDARNVLQDACRQFAGHPAGIYCLPIPTGGGKTLSGLAYALEYCRLHPETERIIYVSPYISITEQNAQVFREAIGNESWILEHHSSVVRRDDNESGESKQEDYRREKLSRYDINWEDPFICTTFVQFMNTLFSDEKVSIRRMHRLVNAVVIIDEVQSMPLKCVHTFNYMINFLHAVCHTNIVLCTATQPTLEEAECPLCYSVPKYMITDRMGWFHRFERVKINTPVRNQKYTLESLGTEIMERTSEYHSILVVLNTKSAVRTLYDILKEKKLRVEYLTTNLCAQHRSDKIRSIKEALEDRQERIIVVSTNLIEAGVDLSFACVYRSMAGLDSLAQTAGRCNRNGELAQGVIHLITLEGEHTGNMVDLQRGIGAAESVIYQYEKTEKKDSLLTPVWMDEYYRRIYESAADSMNFPVTDLDTNIVELLSEGFELQEKKNYMNQAYQTAGKAYRVIDDRSFGVIVPYKDGERIIESIRNTSDMAEIKTYIRQAQRYTVNLRENQWKNYNGLIEPVSDQIAGLYMVAAPGAYHPDCGITSEWETLII; this is encoded by the coding sequence ATGATCGCGCATATTTCAAACGATAGACTTGAGAGAAAAGAATCGGTGGCGGAACATACCGAAAAAACGACCTATTTGTGCAGGGAAAAGGGCAGGCGGTGCGGGATTTCCCATGTTATGTCATTGTGTGGTATCTTTCATGATCTGGGAAAGAATAAGCAGGCGTTTGCGGATTATATACAGGCCGATGACAGGACAAGGCGTAAGCTGAAGGGGATGGTCGCACACGCTTCGGCAGGCGCAAAATATCTGTATGATATGTATCACGGCCTTTCCGGCAATGTGAGATTCATGGTGGAAATGATTTCCTATGCGATTGCAGCGCACCATGGATTGTTTGATTGTGTGAATAATGAAAATATCGATTTATTTTCGAAGAAATTACAGATAGTCGAAGACTATGGGGAGGCATGTGACAACGCGGGTCGGGACTATTTGCATGAATATGAGGTTGATAAAATATTCACAAACGCGTCGACTGAATTTGATATGGTCTGGAAGCGGATCAGGGAACTTTATACAAGACTGACGCCGTTATTGTCAGGCAGATATGGTCAAAAGGCCAATAAGATGTTATCTGACTGTAAATATTTTATGCTTGCATGTATGCAGCGGCTTATACTGTCGATTCTGATCGACTCTGACTGGGAGGCGACCTCAGATTTCATGGCTGGCATTGATACACTGTCGAAAGGACGAGGGACTGATACCGGAGAAATCTTTGGGACAGCGCTCAGAAATTTTGACGTTTATATGCAGGACAAGCTACAGGCAGCCGCAGCTTCGCAGCTTACGGACCGGGAACGGGAGATCATCGATGCCAGAAATGTGTTGCAGGATGCGTGCAGGCAGTTTGCCGGACATCCTGCCGGCATCTATTGTCTGCCCATTCCTACAGGCGGTGGTAAAACGCTCAGCGGTCTCGCCTATGCGCTGGAATATTGCAGATTACATCCGGAAACGGAGCGGATTATCTATGTATCGCCTTATATCAGTATTACGGAGCAGAATGCGCAGGTATTCCGTGAGGCGATCGGCAACGAATCGTGGATACTGGAGCATCATTCATCGGTAGTCAGAAGGGATGATAACGAAAGCGGAGAGAGTAAGCAGGAGGATTACCGGCGTGAAAAGCTTTCCAGGTATGATATAAACTGGGAAGACCCCTTCATCTGTACGACATTTGTCCAGTTTATGAATACACTTTTTTCAGATGAGAAGGTTTCGATACGGCGGATGCACCGTCTGGTCAATGCTGTTGTGATTATTGATGAAGTGCAGTCGATGCCGCTGAAATGTGTACATACATTTAACTATATGATTAACTTTTTACATGCGGTCTGCCATACCAATATTGTTTTATGCACAGCAACACAGCCAACACTGGAAGAGGCGGAGTGCCCGCTCTGTTACAGCGTACCAAAATATATGATCACGGACAGAATGGGCTGGTTTCACAGGTTTGAGCGGGTGAAAATCAATACGCCGGTAAGAAACCAAAAATATACATTGGAGAGTCTGGGAACAGAAATTATGGAACGAACGTCAGAATATCATTCAATCCTTGTTGTCTTAAATACAAAGTCCGCGGTCAGAACATTGTATGATATACTGAAAGAGAAAAAGCTCCGTGTCGAATATCTGACGACAAACTTATGCGCGCAGCACAGAAGTGACAAAATCCGTTCGATCAAAGAGGCGCTTGAGGACAGGCAGGAAAGGATTATAGTCGTCAGCACCAATCTGATCGAGGCAGGTGTGGATCTGTCGTTTGCCTGCGTCTATCGGTCGATGGCAGGCCTGGACAGCCTGGCACAGACAGCCGGACGGTGTAACAGGAATGGAGAGCTGGCTCAGGGCGTGATACATCTGATTACACTGGAAGGCGAGCACACCGGGAATATGGTGGACCTGCAGAGAGGTATCGGGGCGGCGGAGAGTGTCATATATCAATATGAAAAAACTGAAAAGAAGGACAGCCTGCTTACACCTGTATGGATGGATGAATACTACAGACGTATCTATGAAAGTGCGGCAGACAGCATGAATTTTCCGGTCACAGATCTGGATACCAATATTGTGGAACTTTTGTCAGAGGGATTTGAGCTGCAGGAGAAGAAGAACTATATGAATCAGGCGTATCAAACGGCGGGAAAGGCATACAGGGTTATTGATGACAGGTCTTTTGGCGTGATCGTACCTTATAAAGATGGAGAACGGATTATCGAGTCTATCCGCAATACATCTGATATGGCAGAGATAAAAACATATATCCGACAGGCACAGCGCTACACGGTAAACCTCAGGGAAAATCAGTGGAAAAATTACAATGGGCTGATAGAGCCGGTGAGTGATCAGATAGCGGGACTTTATATGGTAGCTGCTCCCGGAGCCTATCATCCTGACTGTGGGATCACATCCGAATGGGAGACGCTGATCATTTAG
- the pdxA gene encoding 4-hydroxythreonine-4-phosphate dehydrogenase PdxA has product MSEKFKPVTAITMGDPAGIGPEIVVGTMLSQEIHDCCRPFVIGSQAIMDRAAKVLGKELKYHFISDPSEAEYVYGIVDILETGDYDTDSIEWGKEQKLAGQMAIDWIMKSISLGMEGKIDAVSTSPIHKGAIKLVGVKEPGHTEIYQHATNSPYALTMFSCHKLRVFFASRHMSLVDACHYATKDVILENVINIDRELRKVGIENPLIAVAGLNPHNGDNGLFGTEELTDIGPAVEAAKERGINAIGPCPADSVFHIGKSGKFDAILSLYHDQGHIACKTLDFEKSVTLTFGLPFIRSSVDHGTAFDIAGKGVAGCVSLIESTRVVAEYAAKQHERNVK; this is encoded by the coding sequence ATGAGCGAAAAATTCAAACCGGTAACAGCGATTACGATGGGAGATCCGGCAGGAATCGGACCGGAGATCGTAGTGGGAACGATGCTCTCTCAGGAAATCCATGATTGTTGCAGACCTTTTGTCATTGGTAGTCAGGCGATTATGGATAGGGCGGCGAAAGTATTAGGCAAGGAATTAAAATATCATTTCATTTCTGATCCGTCAGAGGCAGAGTATGTGTATGGAATCGTGGATATTCTGGAGACCGGTGATTATGATACGGACTCCATTGAATGGGGGAAAGAACAGAAGTTGGCAGGGCAGATGGCGATCGACTGGATCATGAAATCAATCTCTCTCGGCATGGAGGGGAAGATCGACGCGGTGTCGACATCACCGATTCACAAAGGTGCGATCAAATTGGTCGGGGTAAAAGAACCGGGTCACACGGAAATATATCAACATGCGACGAATTCTCCCTATGCACTGACGATGTTTTCCTGCCATAAATTGAGAGTGTTTTTTGCCAGTCGTCATATGTCTCTTGTAGATGCCTGCCATTATGCGACGAAAGATGTCATTTTGGAGAATGTGATCAATATTGACAGGGAACTGCGCAAAGTGGGGATTGAAAATCCACTGATTGCCGTTGCCGGATTGAATCCGCATAATGGTGACAATGGCCTGTTTGGAACGGAAGAGCTCACGGACATCGGTCCGGCAGTGGAAGCGGCAAAAGAAAGAGGAATTAACGCGATCGGTCCCTGTCCCGCAGATTCCGTATTTCATATCGGAAAATCAGGGAAATTCGATGCGATTCTTTCCCTCTACCATGATCAGGGGCACATTGCATGTAAGACACTTGATTTTGAGAAATCTGTAACGCTTACATTCGGACTTCCGTTTATCAGAAGTTCCGTCGATCACGGTACGGCATTTGACATTGCCGGCAAGGGGGTTGCAGGCTGTGTCAGTCTGATCGAATCGACGAGGGTAGTGGCAGAGTATGCGGCAAAGCAGCATGAGAGAAATGTAAAATAA
- a CDS encoding four-carbon acid sugar kinase family protein, whose product MPSIGVVADDLTGATTTGVLLARSGAKTHVFFNVEAASKAERAEALDAVIISSNSRPLPANEAYEKVKDATITLKNMGVKYFQKRTDTTMRGGIGVEIDAMLDQLDNDTVAVVVPAMPQSRRILVGGYSVIDGVALINTPVARDVRTPVRENYIPRLLSGQTRRKAGLVTLDNVLEGSDGIRTAMKRLREDGCQVIVVDAITLEDVESIAQACITLGWDVVSVDPGPFTSKLAYCRGLIDVEKDNVPPTADEAGKTVLIAAGSATPVTKRQMEILCEDQRHVRISVDPLILIEGGDDALDEAFRAIHIAVDLLESEAPPRAILFETALHGPVLNLEEEDNKRHYADGMSANRINGGLGIIISQVLELAGREKIAGLYTTGGDTMVNVCHQLGVECIEVIDYVIPQTDIGRLVGSYDGLPIVGKGGLTGTDTSACEIVDRLFREAARCAPCVEV is encoded by the coding sequence ATGCCATCGATCGGAGTAGTTGCGGATGATCTGACAGGTGCAACAACGACAGGGGTATTGCTTGCGAGAAGCGGAGCAAAGACACACGTTTTCTTTAATGTGGAAGCGGCTTCGAAGGCAGAGCGTGCGGAAGCGCTGGATGCTGTCATCATTAGCAGCAACAGCCGGCCACTTCCTGCCAATGAAGCATATGAAAAAGTAAAGGATGCTACAATTACATTAAAAAATATGGGTGTCAAATATTTCCAGAAACGGACCGATACGACGATGCGCGGTGGTATCGGCGTAGAGATTGACGCCATGCTCGATCAACTTGACAACGATACGGTTGCCGTAGTCGTACCTGCCATGCCGCAGTCGAGAAGAATATTGGTCGGCGGCTATTCCGTGATCGACGGTGTCGCGCTGATTAACACACCGGTGGCACGAGACGTAAGGACGCCGGTCAGGGAAAATTATATTCCCCGGCTTTTATCGGGACAGACAAGGAGAAAAGCAGGTCTTGTTACTCTGGACAATGTGCTGGAGGGCAGCGATGGGATCAGGACAGCGATGAAACGTCTGCGGGAGGATGGCTGCCAGGTTATCGTTGTCGATGCCATTACCCTGGAAGATGTGGAAAGTATTGCGCAGGCGTGTATTACGCTCGGCTGGGATGTCGTCAGCGTGGACCCGGGGCCGTTTACTTCCAAACTGGCATATTGCCGGGGGTTGATCGATGTGGAGAAAGATAATGTGCCACCGACGGCCGATGAGGCGGGCAAGACCGTTCTCATTGCGGCGGGAAGCGCCACACCGGTCACAAAACGACAGATGGAAATCCTCTGTGAAGATCAGCGGCATGTACGGATCAGCGTAGATCCGCTCATATTGATCGAAGGCGGCGACGATGCACTCGATGAGGCGTTCCGGGCGATCCACATCGCAGTTGACCTGCTGGAGTCGGAAGCGCCGCCGCGGGCGATTCTTTTTGAGACGGCGTTGCATGGACCTGTCCTTAATCTGGAAGAAGAAGACAATAAAAGACATTATGCCGATGGCATGAGCGCAAACCGGATCAACGGAGGATTGGGCATTATTATTTCTCAGGTTCTGGAATTGGCTGGCAGAGAAAAGATAGCGGGACTGTATACAACAGGTGGAGATACGATGGTGAATGTCTGTCATCAGCTCGGCGTGGAATGTATCGAAGTCATCGACTACGTGATTCCGCAGACGGACATCGGACGGCTTGTCGGCAGCTATGACGGACTGCCGATCGTCGGCAAAGGCGGTCTGACAGGTACGGATACTTCCGCATGTGAGATCGTGGACCGACTGTTTCGGGAGGCAGCCAGATGTGCGCCCTGTGTGGAAGTATAG